A window of Bos mutus isolate GX-2022 chromosome 3, NWIPB_WYAK_1.1, whole genome shotgun sequence genomic DNA:
AGTTATGaaaatttcactctcctctgacaTGCATGTCTTTTTGAAATCATGGTTGGAAATAGCGCATGTATATAGTTGATTTGATAATACTTACAAGcagaaaaatatcacaaaaagTTTCTTCTCTCATCATGGGCACTTGTTCCAAaactcctctcttttttttctcaagcTCACCTCAATAGACTTTGGGGTCATTTACCATATTCTAACCACTTCACAAAGGTTGTtgatacatttaataaaaattaacccTTTGTAGTTCATTTTTAGAATTATGCCcatccttaaaagaaaaacacaaacttaAGTAGAGAGTAATTTAAACAAACACATTTCTGACAAGTTCATGCCCAACGCACTCATTTTGTTGGAATTACTGATCAAAGCAACAGTTCACCTTGTAGCCAGGTTCCCGGGGACTTTTCATTTCGTCATGAGCCAAACCATGTTTTCTGAATGTACTGGGGGAAATGTCTATCCTCCTAAAATTATAAACACAAAAGTTGTTCAACATTCCATAGTGTGAATATAGCATTTTAGTTCGTAAGTGAAGTAGCAGAAACACaggcattcctttttattcctttttattatacTCACCTTGTTTGTTTACATACTTACACTCTCCCATAGATATGTATGCACAGGCACACACGTAcatgtacagacacacacacttgctCTCTCCCAACTTTCCAAACTCAAACAGAAGGAACTTCATATTCCACCCAGCACTGTTATGGTCAAGAAAACAGACTCACCTATAGCCTTACTTATCATCATTCACATCGAGACTATCTATGCCCTGCTAACTTCAAAAAGCAGTTTTCACCTTGGGAACTGAAATATAATGGTCCATTATTCACCAATATGGTAAAGTCTAACTGAGAAACAAGTGCCTGGCGTGACACACATCCCCAAAGACCCTAAATCCAAGACTATTACAAACATGGTCCTCTTACCTACTGCAAAGGTTCAATCAAAGTTTAAGACCAACTACATTTCTAGACAAAGTCcctatttgctgaataaattccCACAACCAATGTTTAAACCTCTGGGCTTTTTAAACCCTTTGACATAATTCTGTAAGTTCTTCTATCTTCATCCCCCACTTGCTGCAGATTCTCCCAAAGGAAGAACCAATATATGAAATACATGGGATGCTTAAAGAAACATTTACTTTATGTAAAGAAAGCTCACCGTGACCTTGGGTTATCATTTGCAAACTCCTCCTGCAACTCTCAAGAACACAAGGGTTCTTTTTATATCAAAAAGGGCTGTTTTCCTCAGGCCCAAAGGGAGAAACACGGTAATCAAAGCACACCTTTTCCATTACGAATCACTACTATCCTAGACTATGGAGACTGTTACCTTAAATTCTGCTATTACACCTGACAAatggcaaaaacaagacaagtTTATTCTCTGGTGGGCagtcttttgggcttccctgatagctcagttggtaaggaatccacctgcaatgcaggagaccctggttcaatccctgggttgggaagatcccctggagaagggaaaagctacccattccagtattctggcctggagaattccaaggactgtagagtccatgaggtcacaaagagtcagacacaactgagtgattctCCTTGAGCAGTCTTTTATGATCACCTCCAGTATAAGCCAGGGTCCTCACCTGTGAATCTCTGGGCTTTTCTTGTTTTTAGCTGCCTCCTGTTCACTTCCTCTCTTTAGATATTTAGTAAAGCGTTCATGCAGTGTCATTCCAGAGGACCCAAAGTGATGCTCTGTGGGGAGTCAAAGAAAAATATGTCAGGCTGTTAAAGGCACACCCAACATTCAAACCCCTCTGCATGGATGAAACTGCAGCCACAGATACGTGAATGAAGTGTTCAAATCCATATAACAAACATACTGTGAAAAGTAAGGAAAATTAGCTGGTTCAGAAACAATCCAATATTGAGCACTGGATTGCCATGGTAGGACATGGATACAAAGATACTATTCTATGCATCAAGAGCACCAATTCCCCCTAAGTTCCAATTTCAGATGAAATTGTAACTGGCCCAAACCCAGCTTCTAGGTCACATTCCTCAGTCTGTCCACCTCCATTTGCCCAGAAGATGGCAGAATAATGTGGGACAAGATCTATAAGATGCTGCTAGAGGTATATGCGTATTAAGACAGGACAAATCAGATGGGCTGGGAAAGCCACTTTCCATACCCCTCTTTTCAAGCAATTTAAATCTTCACATGAAGGATTTCACCTAGCCTCAGGATCCCAGGTTATCACTAGTATTTTCACAATGTTCAGCTCTCTGATCAGAAAATGGAAACTTACCCCAGGAGACATTTCCTTCAAACCAGCCCCTAGGTTCAAAGGCCCTATTGATGAGATAAAGGTCCCTGACAGACTCCCTCATGCCCCGTCTCATCCTTCTGCTTGTTAGAAAGCTAAGTATGTAGAAAGGGAACCTGAGTGGGCTGGGGTCAGGACTCACCTTTAACATGGTGAACGATGGTCACTATATGCTGGGCAAACAGCTCTGAGGGGCTCCGCTGAGACTGAGCTGACTGTATGTGCTGGAAAATGGATCGAAATTCCTGCTCCTTTTTGTTGCTATGAACTAGATCCCGACAAAGCTTTCGTTCCTGAGCCAATAAGCCACTGGGTCTGAAAAATACACACAGGGTGACCCAATGTAACAAGACACACAGAAAGTCAGGACAATTTAAGTCCTAAAAATGCAAGCATACTTTTGTAAGAGGTGAATTTATCTGCAAAGTTCCTTTTTAAATTCCTAGCAAAGTACAAAGAACCTCAAGGCACGTAACTGTGGAAAAAGGCCTTTCTCCCCTTGGAGTTTAATAGAAACAAATGGGCAGGATGAAGGATTAAACCTCAGTGATTCTGCTCTGCtctggaggtgggggggtggtctCTGCTGATCTTAACACATGACAAGTAGTGAGGCACCTCAGAAGACCAACTATCTTGGCCAGTCAGGGCCACTCAGCTTATGTGGCACAACGCAGCAAGAGTGGGATGTGGCTAGGCTGCTCTGCAGACTTCCAACTGGGTGTGCAACTCTCACACCAGGTGAAAAGCAGCCTGGGCCTCACAACTCTTTCCTGAAGTTCTCAAACCCCACACCCCAGCCCCAACTTTCAAACCATTACATTATTTGATGAAGGCCTGATATAATACATATTGTGACTTAGCTAAGAATGAAAACATGGATCCTGCATGGCTCCACAGGCAAAGACACCCTAAGCACATTAGAAAGACAATGGGACAGGAGTGGAATGGGGGGAGGGCGTATGATGTGACGAATACAGTgcaagagagaagcagaggggaGCCAGTACCAAGGCAGACAGTCACTACAGACTAAAAAGACGCTTCACGATACTGCCCCGAACACGTAATTACTCTGTGATACACACTTCTCCAACGAAAACAGGGAGACACAAGAGTATTCACAGTAAAAATGAGACAGTGGGAGAAATACAGGAGGGGTGTGTCCTTGTTCTAGAATGACCTTATGGAGAGAGGTTAGGCTAAAGCCCTGAGGGTCAAGATGGACTACACCTCACCTTGCAAGGTCCTCATCAAAAGAGTCCATCCGGACATTGACTTGGGCCTCTCGAGTAATGGAAAAGGAAGACTTCCCTGTGGAAAAGTCTCCTTTGGCTCCTAGCTTCTCTCGGCTCTCAGAGGTCTTTCTTGGGGGAGGTGAAGAGCTCTTCTCCTGGACTGCTTTGTAAGCAGTCACTCGGAAATTCTTTTCAGGCACAAATCCCCTGTGcccactttcacttctcttggatCCTCCTCGCTCCTCCTTTTTGGATCTCTCTGAAAAGGATTCCTCCTCCAACTCCTccgtttttctttgcttttcctttcctgGAGGTGCGTACACCAGGCCCTCCCATTTGCCTGacttctcctcctcctggttTTTGCTTGCACCTGCTATGACTTTCGACATGAATTTGGGTTCATCGTCAAACTcagattccttccttcctttagcCTTGTCTTTATCTTGATCATCCATCTCCTCCTTGTGGAAGTCAGCCATCTTCTTCTCAAAGTCATCTCGGAGCTTATACCTTTTGGGAGACTGGCTACCCCGAAAAGGCTTCTCAGTATCAGTTTTGGGAGCAAATGAATCAGATTTCATTTTTGTATCACCCAATCCCGCGTCAGAGAAGCTccccttctctttcattttctctttatcagtatttgtttgtttctgttcctTATCTTTTCCATTCTCTGTCTTCTGTTCATCTAGATACCTAGTTATGAAAACACAAGGGAGACACACAAGAGACTTAAACAACCTGATCCAAAATAAAACAGCACCATATGGTCTTAGGTTTTTGACTCTCTAACAAGCATGACTTGTGGATTCCAGCGTTGCCAAAGGTGTCTTGATTACCTTTTTGTTAATTTCTGAAAAACTGCTCTTCACAGATTTatgatttttgcatttaaaagataaataaatgttctGTGGAGTTGTATattacaaaaacaagcaaaaagaaaatagcaaaggcATTTTTTAGggtactaaaaaacaaaaacctacttACCTGTAAGcggtctaggaaaaaaaaaattaaggtcttATCCAACCTTCACTCAAGTCACTTAAAATCTGCTTTCAGCAAAGTTAACATAGAATGTTCAACCTTGGACTGTTTTGCTTTTATACAACTCACATTTGGAAATACAAGTCTCAAAAGAGACTTCAAATTTGCTTCAAGTCACCTAGAAGACCTAAGTATGAAATATACTGTGAACACAAACAAAATACATGTTAATTGGGGGAGGGGGCAAAATTCATCCCACTCAATTCTTATGGAAAAGCAGAGTTCATGCCCAAGTGTTCTAATAAGATTCACAGTCCTGGCAAGGAACAAAACCTGTATTTTAAAGCAGACTTACTGAAGGCTGGGAAGTACAGGTTCTGAACATCACATCTGTACCATTAATGGAAAAAGTCTAATCAAATTAACAGTTGCAttaatatggcaaaaaaaaaaaaagaaccaaaaaaggaACCAAAGGACAGCAGGGCATCAAAGAAAATGCTAATAAGAGAAAAAGGGGGAgtggggggcaggaggggcaCCTGCTCCATAGGTCCCTCTTGACAACGTGGTCCCAACGCAACTTCCCTGTTGCGTCTCTGCCATCCCAATGCATACAACCACACAAAACAAAGACTTGTGCTCCAACTCACCGTGTCCCTCAGGGTAAAAAGACAGAAGCACTATTATGTCCTCTCCTAACATGCAGCCTGCTTGGCTTCTACTGGAACATACACCCACCTTGCGATTTTATAACAAGGTCTTCCTGGACTAAGCCTTGGACTTTCCCATTCTGCCCAGTCTCCTCAACTGGAGGGTGTGAGGGTGCAGCTCTTCACCATGATGGGCTGATGCAGATCGATCATAGGAGATGGTGGATCTTAGAGGGTCTAACAGCTCCAATAGCCATTCATTTTGGTAAAGACCACATTTTTTTGATAGCTGACCCACAAATCTCTATTGTTCTCTGGCTTACACTGGTAGAATCCAAGGCAAACTTTAAATGTGAAAACATCATTGCAGAGTAATCTAGAATTTGTGCTGTAATACAAATTCAGGAAGGTAGGAAAACCAGAGTTAAGCTAAAGGTTTCCTTggatgatgctttcaaactggcgAAATGAAACTTTAGGAAACAGGAATTACCTTATTACTATTAATCAGAGCTCTAAGGACCACATTACAACTAAATTGCCAGCTGGTGAGATAAAAACAGAAAGGGGAAAATGAGGTACTTGCCTCTTTGTATAGGCTGCTCCTCCTGGAGCAGCAGCCTCCTCCTTCTGAGATGAGCCATATGTTGAGCCAGTGGCCGGTGGACTCTTACCCACGGGACTCTTTTTGGATGGGCTTAAGGACCCTGAGCCATGGTCAAACTGACCTTGGTGAGTCCCACCCTGGTACCCAGCACCACTCTGCAGAGTTGAGCCCATCTGGGATGTGCTGGAAAGTGGAGGGCTAGGTTTTGGCACAGGGCTAGGACGAGGTGACCGCCGCCTCACCACCACAGACTGGAGGGGGCTTTTGAGAGCTGGGCTTCGCTCCCGGGGACTCAGCTCAGACACTCCTGAGGCCCGTGATGCAGAACCAGCACTGTATGTGGTGGCATCTGGCCACGGCTTTGAGCTCTCAGATGCTTTTGGGTCTTGAGAGGTGCCTCCAGAGAATGGCTGCTCCTTGGCCTCATCTCCCTGGTTATCACCAGCAGCCTGGGACGGCCGGCTATCCTTGGAAGAGGACTTTTTCTCCTTCGCAGACTTGCGCTTAGAAGATTCAACTCGGCTGTGGTTGGAGGAAGAACGAGAGGACGAGGAACGCCTTGACCTATCAGAGGAAGACTTATCGGAGTTTCTGGAGTGGCTCCTGGACCTTGGTGAAGGGGACCTTCTCTTTGGGGACCGGGATCGGGAACGGCCCCGACGAGGACTGTATGCTTGCCGGTAATTCTGCCAATTTGAGCGGTAGTTTCCATAGCCTCCTCGGTTATACTGGCCCCATGGATAAAAGCCTCTGTTGCGCCCACGGAAATAATAGGGCCTTCTATAGCCTCTGTTGTGACCTCGGAAATCTCGATTCTGATATACTCTTGGGTGATTTCTCTCTCTGTTATGAGCTGGAGAATATGATCTGGAACGAGACCTAGAACTGaaagaggggcaggggagggaagaaAAGTTTGAATTTTTGACACAAGcatttttattcaagaaaaacCTGCCAACAAAGAGGTAAAGCCCTACTCTtatgtatcatttattttcaaacaaaaggtacaaacttaaaGAGCTAATCCTACTCTTATGGCCACAttaagtacaaaaataaaaaaatcactttaacaAACCAGACACTGCGATGACTCATTAATACCACTGTAGCACATTCTACATGGAGATATATTTCTACAATGACTGAGGGAATATAAAAATGCTCTCAATGtactaaacaaacattttaatatagTATACTAATTAGTTTCACAGGCACAAAGGATTTTACAGATAGGTCCCCGCATCACCGGAGGAGAGGACAAACTGCAAGCTGTGGTACCCAGAGAGGAAGTCTTCAGGTCCCCTGGCCTCATTCAGTTTATTCCCTATCCCACCCACCTCTGACTGTGCAGGGCTAATTTCTTGGCTTCCACCAAGATTTGGGTTTGTGAAATACAGTTGCAACATGTCTAAACCAAAGAACACTTAAATAGGGACTGAGAGCACGCATCTGTTCAAAGCTTAAAAAAACTTCAACTGAAATCAGATCAACAAACCAAGcaaatattgttgtttttttaaactgggaaTCTGGAAATGGTCTCATTCTCTAGGTCAAGTTTCTGTGGCTGAACTACAAGGTCTTCCATAGGTGCCACAAGAGGGCACCATCTGACCATAACACACCCAAGCACACAACATAGCAGCAAAGAGACTACAAACAGCCCCACACCTGCACATCCGTCAGGCCAGTGTTCTTCCTCATTTAACAATACAGAATTCTGATTTAGCAAAGGCCCATTTCCAGAACTACAAGGATTCAACAGTCATCTAACTCTGTAAAAATTACATGTTCACTATTAAGTGGATATTTGGAGCAGGCTCTGTCCACTCCAGCATCAACCTGATATTGCAGTACCTCCAGGAACTGGGGTGGGATgatattacatatttataaatgcCAGACTTATCGATGACAAGGAAGTCTGTTTCCATCAAAAAGCCAAAAGCTGTACTTGCTGGTATAGGAATCTACTGAGCTTCTTCAACACCACTTATTGTGTCAACTATAATATAGAGCATTAATTGGTCACTACTCCTAAGTATTAACAGTTACCTAGAAATACGTAAAATTACTAGAAAACTCCAAAAAAAACCTTTCCTTTATATACAGAATAAAAACCCTTCAGTTCATAAGCAGGCCTTCTCATATCAGACCTAATTGGAACCATACATTTTTATCTGTTTGCTTGTATAAGTTTTATAACTAACTCCACTTAGCAATGTGACAGGTTATAACAACTAAATGTTATCCTTAGAAAGAAACTAGAAGATAAAATAGGATTGTTTTTCCACTACCCATTGTGTCCAGGTTCTTTATCCACCCCAAGAACAAGACCTGGTAAAGATGCAGCGAACTGCCAGCTGTGAATGGTTGCTATTTAAGtacgatttaaaaaaaaaaaaaaacttacctttCACACTTTTCATTCGAAAACAGTAACAATAcaagaaagaagaagggagaagCAGATGCGGCTATGAAACTGAATATGACCCGATTTAATGGCTATACTTGAGGTAGGTGATGCACCACCAGCACTAGGGAGGGTTTAATTCATGTTCCCATCCTCACAGGCTACTGCTGCTTCTGTCACCAATTATTAGTGAGGGCCCTGCGGCACACTGCATCCAAAACCCGCAGTCACTGCACAGATGCAGGAACATGAGTCTCTGCAGATTGCAAATGAAGTTATTTAGAAGTCACTTAAAAGGATACAGTCTGTGAAATATAAGGAAACAACCAATTTTTCTCCAGTTCTGTAGAACTCAGCAGTTAAGTTAAATTAAAGACATGGTTTCTCAAACTCTCTGGATAGTATATTTTCCTTATAGGAgaggggaaacaaaagaaaaacatgaaacagataagccagaaataaaagctGAACATCTAGTGGCAAATTTATCTGTTTCTAAAAAACAGAGAAGTCAGActagaattaaatataaaaacatttttgtagTGACAATATTCCTCCAAAGTAATCTTCCAGGCATTAAAACAGCACATAGAGTGGCTCCAGACCTACCCCAAAACATACTGCCTGCCTAAGATATCTTTCCCTCATTTACCAAGTTGATGACCATGCCAAATGATATGTACAATTAGGAGAAGCGATCTGTCCAGAATACCAGTTATCACAAATATTGCAGAGTTGGTTagcatttttcattttggtttatgTCAGTTCAATTCTCTCCGTTTCAGTTGTACAGACTCTCTTTTTTGAACCACTTAGTTTCCATttattaaattaacttttaaaattacctgTAGAACCAAATGAGCTAAAACTGAGGTTTAAACAGTCCAGATCAAAAGAATATGGGTGTAAGGTGGAGTTCACTAGCAGTCTCTGCTTAGTCCTATGGCCTTGTTAGCAACTTCCTGAGGTAAATATATTCAGTGGATTTTCCCTCTTTCTTGGGGGGTAGGGG
This region includes:
- the THRAP3 gene encoding thyroid hormone receptor-associated protein 3 isoform X1; the encoded protein is MSKTNKSKSGSRSSRSRSASRSRSRSFSKSRSRSRSVSRSRKRRLSSRSRSRSYSPAHNRERNHPRVYQNRDFRGHNRGYRRPYYFRGRNRGFYPWGQYNRGGYGNYRSNWQNYRQAYSPRRGRSRSRSPKRRSPSPRSRSHSRNSDKSSSDRSRRSSSSRSSSNHSRVESSKRKSAKEKKSSSKDSRPSQAAGDNQGDEAKEQPFSGGTSQDPKASESSKPWPDATTYSAGSASRASGVSELSPRERSPALKSPLQSVVVRRRSPRPSPVPKPSPPLSSTSQMGSTLQSGAGYQGGTHQGQFDHGSGSLSPSKKSPVGKSPPATGSTYGSSQKEEAAAPGGAAYTKRYLDEQKTENGKDKEQKQTNTDKEKMKEKGSFSDAGLGDTKMKSDSFAPKTDTEKPFRGSQSPKRYKLRDDFEKKMADFHKEEMDDQDKDKAKGRKESEFDDEPKFMSKVIAGASKNQEEEKSGKWEGLVYAPPGKEKQRKTEELEEESFSERSKKEERGGSKRSESGHRGFVPEKNFRVTAYKAVQEKSSSPPPRKTSESREKLGAKGDFSTGKSSFSITREAQVNVRMDSFDEDLARPSGLLAQERKLCRDLVHSNKKEQEFRSIFQHIQSAQSQRSPSELFAQHIVTIVHHVKEHHFGSSGMTLHERFTKYLKRGSEQEAAKNKKSPEIHRRIDISPSTFRKHGLAHDEMKSPREPGYKAEGKYKDDPVDLRLDIERRKKHKERDLKRGKSRESVDSRDSSHSRERSAEKTEKTHKGSKKQKKHRRARDRSRSSSSSSQSSHSYKAEEYTEETEEREESTTGFDKSRLGTKDFVGPSERGGRARGTFQFRARGRGWGRGSYSGNNNNSSNNDFQKRSREEEWDPEYTPKSKKYYLHDDREGEGSEKWVSRGRGRGAFPRGRGRFMFRKSSTSPKWAHDKFSGEEGEIEDDESGTENREEKDNLQPTTE
- the THRAP3 gene encoding thyroid hormone receptor-associated protein 3 isoform X2, with the translated sequence MSKTNKSKSGSRSSRSRSASRSRSRSFSKSRSRSRSVSRSRKRRLSSRSRSRSYSPAHNRERNHPRVYQNRDFRGHNRGYRRPYYFRGRNRGFYPWGQYNRGGYGNYRSNWQNYRQAYSPRRGRSRSRSPKRRSPSPRSRSHSRNSDKSSSDRSRRSSSSRSSSNHSRVESSKRKSAKEKKSSSKDSRPSQAAGDNQGDEAKEQPFSGGTSQDPKASESSKPWPDATTYSAGSASRASGVSELSPRERSPALKSPLQSVVVRRRSPRPSPVPKPSPPLSSTSQMGSTLQSGAGYQGGTHQGQFDHGSGSLSPSKKSPVGKSPPATGSTYGSSQKEEAAAPGGAAYTKRYLDEQKTENGKDKEQKQTNTDKEKMKEKGSFSDAGLGDTKMKSDSFAPKTDTEKPFRGSQSPKRYKLRDDFEKKMADFHKEEMDDQDKDKAKGRKESEFDDEPKFMSKVIAGASKNQEEEKSGKWEGLVYAPPGKEKQRKTEELEEESFSERSKKEERGGSKRSESGHRGFVPEKNFRVTAYKAVQEKSSSPPPRKTSESREKLGAKGDFSTGKSSFSITREAQVNVRMDSFDEDLARPSGLLAQERKLCRDLVHSNKKEQEFRSIFQHIQSAQSQRSPSELFAQHIVTIVHHVKEHHFGSSGMTLHERFTKYLKRGSEQEAAKNKKSPEIHRRIDISPSTFRKHGLAHDEMKSPREPGYKAEGKYKDDPVDLRLDIERRKKHKERDLKRGKSRESVDSRDSSHSRERSAEKTEKTHKGSKKQKKHRRARDRSRSSSSSSQSSHSYKAEEYTEETEEREESTTGFDKSRLGTKDFVGPSERGGRARGTFFRARGRGWGRGSYSGNNNNSSNNDFQKRSREEEWDPEYTPKSKKYYLHDDREGEGSEKWVSRGRGRGAFPRGRGRFMFRKSSTSPKWAHDKFSGEEGEIEDDESGTENREEKDNLQPTTE